Proteins encoded together in one Sulfitobacter pontiacus window:
- the cobT gene encoding cobaltochelatase subunit CobT gives MSKQSDNPADAFKKALAEATKVMSNDPDLTVSYSVDPSGLSGDSMRLPQVSRRMTREEVLLARGTADALALNRRYHNGQTHAKYMPAGDMARDLYEAMETARCEAVGARDMPGTAGNIDAKIKYDSLRKGYDQAKQPSDVPLATAAGYLVRHLATGRDMPAGAANAMELWRGYIEDQAGGTLETLNDTLDDQAAFARFARKMIVDLGYGDQLGDDPDQGDDDQDSAEEEGTEEEQEPDSTGQDDQDDDEAEASPEQSQEQQQDESQAQVSMDDTADQELGEEAEMPDGDAPMEPPAPPQASDADPNYLVYQTEHDEVIGAEDLAEPAELERLRAYLDQQLEPLKGAVSRLANKLQRRLQAQQNRSWEFDLEEGTLDAGRLARVVANPTTPLSFKVEQDTEFRDTCVTLLLDNSGSMRGRPISIAAICADVLARTLERCNVKVEILGFTTRAWKGGQAREAWLNDGRPVQPGRLNDLRHIIYKSADAPWRRTRPNLGLMMKEGLLKENIDGEALEWAHRRMIARHEARKILMVISDGAPVDDSTLSVNPANYLEKHLRDVIAMVEKRKAVELLAIGIGHDVTRYYDRAVTITDVDQLAGAMTEQLAALFDTDPRARARVMGMRRAS, from the coding sequence ATGAGCAAACAATCAGATAACCCCGCCGACGCGTTCAAAAAGGCTTTGGCCGAAGCGACCAAGGTCATGTCGAACGATCCTGACCTCACAGTCAGCTATTCCGTTGATCCCTCGGGGCTGAGCGGCGATTCCATGCGTCTGCCGCAGGTCAGCCGTCGCATGACCCGCGAAGAAGTCCTGCTGGCCCGCGGCACCGCTGACGCGCTCGCGCTGAACCGGCGCTATCACAACGGCCAGACCCACGCGAAATACATGCCCGCCGGTGACATGGCCCGCGATCTTTATGAAGCGATGGAAACCGCCCGCTGCGAAGCCGTAGGTGCCCGCGACATGCCCGGCACCGCGGGCAATATCGACGCCAAGATCAAATACGACTCCCTGCGCAAGGGCTATGATCAGGCCAAGCAGCCCTCGGACGTGCCTTTGGCGACGGCGGCAGGCTATCTGGTGCGCCATCTGGCGACGGGGCGTGACATGCCCGCCGGTGCCGCCAACGCAATGGAGCTGTGGCGCGGCTATATCGAGGACCAGGCCGGTGGCACGCTCGAGACGTTGAACGACACGCTGGATGATCAGGCCGCATTTGCCCGCTTTGCGCGCAAGATGATCGTTGATCTGGGCTATGGCGATCAGCTGGGCGATGACCCCGATCAAGGCGACGACGACCAAGACAGCGCAGAGGAAGAAGGCACCGAAGAGGAACAAGAGCCCGATAGCACCGGTCAGGACGATCAGGACGACGACGAGGCAGAAGCCTCGCCCGAGCAGTCGCAAGAGCAGCAGCAGGATGAATCCCAGGCGCAGGTGTCGATGGATGACACCGCCGATCAGGAGCTTGGCGAAGAGGCCGAGATGCCCGATGGCGATGCCCCGATGGAGCCGCCCGCCCCGCCGCAAGCCTCGGACGCGGACCCGAATTATCTGGTGTACCAGACCGAGCATGACGAGGTGATCGGGGCCGAAGACCTTGCCGAACCGGCGGAACTTGAACGCCTGCGCGCCTATCTGGACCAACAGCTTGAACCGCTGAAAGGCGCGGTCAGCCGTCTGGCCAACAAGCTGCAACGTCGCTTGCAAGCGCAGCAGAACCGGTCGTGGGAATTCGATCTGGAGGAAGGTACATTGGATGCCGGTCGTCTGGCCCGTGTCGTGGCCAACCCCACAACCCCGCTGTCGTTCAAGGTCGAACAGGACACCGAATTCCGCGACACCTGTGTGACCTTGCTGCTGGATAACTCCGGCTCGATGCGCGGGCGGCCGATTTCCATCGCCGCGATCTGCGCCGATGTTCTGGCCCGCACGCTGGAGCGTTGCAACGTCAAGGTCGAGATCCTGGGCTTTACCACCCGCGCCTGGAAAGGCGGCCAAGCCCGCGAGGCCTGGTTGAACGACGGCCGCCCGGTCCAGCCGGGCCGTCTGAATGATCTGCGCCACATCATCTATAAATCCGCCGACGCCCCCTGGCGGCGCACGCGGCCCAATCTGGGGTTGATGATGAAGGAAGGCTTGCTGAAAGAGAACATCGACGGGGAGGCGCTGGAATGGGCGCACCGCCGGATGATCGCCCGCCACGAGGCGCGCAAGATCCTGATGGTGATCAGCGACGGTGCGCCTGTGGATGACAGCACCCTTTCGGTGAACCCAGCGAATTATCTGGAAAAACACCTGCGCGACGTGATCGCCATGGTCGAGAAACGCAAGGCGGTGGAACTGCTGGCCATCGGCATCGGCCACGACGTCACCCGCTATTATGACCGCGCCGTTACGATCACCGATGTCGACCAGCTGGCCGGTGCGATGACCGAACAGCTGGCGGCGCTGTTTGATACCGATCCCCGCGCGCGGGCCCGTGTCATGGGCATGCGCCGCGCAAGCTGA
- a CDS encoding aminopeptidase P family protein produces MFQSFEVTSRPEQGPPRLAALRKELQAEALDGFLVPRADAHQGEYVAPRDDRLKWLTGFTGSAGFCAALRDVAGVFIDGRYRTQVKAQVADVYTPVAWPEVSLAEWLRAQLPEGGVIGFDPWLHAAGQIVQLEDALDGSGITLRRTDNLVDRIWEDQPAPPMNPAKVHPIGYAGEAHGDKIARLAEELRDKGRRAAVITLPDSLCWLLNIRGSDIARNPVVHGFAVLHSAGHVDAFVAPSKLEGLEAHLGAHVTLHAPEAFLDALGDLSGPVLVEKATVPVAVWDALGDRIVWGDDPCALPKARKNAAEIEGSVAAHLRDGAALVEVLAWVDAQPAGSVTETQVVTQLETARRRDPALQEISFETIAGTGPNGAIMHYRVTEDTDRLLQDGHLLVLDSGGQYLDGTTDITRTIAIGTPPVEAKEAFTRVLNGLIAMSRLRWPQGLAGRDIEAVGRLPLWMAGQDFDHGLGHGVGAYLSVHEGPQRLSKLSTVPLSEGMILSIEPGYYREGAFGIRLENLAVVRSAPDLPGGDAHRAMLSWETLSFAPIDTRLIVPEMLSQDARDWLNAYHHDVAEKIGPRLSPVAKLWLDAATAPV; encoded by the coding sequence ATGTTTCAATCGTTCGAGGTAACCTCGCGGCCGGAACAGGGGCCGCCACGGCTGGCGGCGCTGCGCAAAGAGCTGCAGGCAGAGGCGCTTGACGGGTTTCTAGTGCCCCGCGCTGACGCGCATCAGGGTGAATATGTTGCCCCCCGTGACGACCGCTTGAAATGGCTCACGGGGTTCACCGGATCGGCCGGCTTCTGTGCCGCTTTACGCGATGTGGCGGGCGTGTTTATCGATGGGCGCTACCGCACGCAGGTCAAGGCGCAGGTGGCAGATGTCTATACGCCTGTGGCCTGGCCCGAAGTCTCGCTGGCCGAATGGCTGCGCGCACAGCTGCCTGAAGGTGGCGTGATCGGCTTTGATCCGTGGTTGCATGCCGCCGGGCAGATCGTCCAGCTTGAGGACGCCTTGGACGGCAGCGGCATCACGCTGCGCCGTACCGATAATCTGGTCGACCGCATCTGGGAAGACCAGCCTGCCCCGCCCATGAACCCCGCCAAGGTTCACCCGATCGGCTATGCGGGCGAGGCCCATGGCGATAAGATCGCGCGGCTGGCCGAAGAGCTGCGCGACAAGGGCCGTAGGGCCGCGGTGATCACCCTGCCCGACAGTCTGTGTTGGCTGCTGAACATCCGCGGGTCCGATATTGCGCGCAATCCGGTCGTGCATGGCTTTGCCGTGCTGCACAGCGCGGGTCACGTGGACGCGTTCGTCGCCCCATCCAAGCTGGAGGGGCTTGAGGCGCATTTGGGCGCGCATGTGACCCTGCATGCGCCAGAGGCGTTTTTGGATGCGCTTGGCGACCTGTCGGGCCCCGTGCTGGTCGAGAAGGCCACCGTGCCTGTCGCTGTTTGGGACGCTTTGGGCGACAGGATCGTCTGGGGCGACGACCCCTGCGCCCTGCCCAAGGCCCGCAAGAACGCGGCGGAGATCGAAGGCTCTGTCGCGGCGCATTTGCGCGACGGGGCGGCCTTAGTCGAGGTGCTGGCCTGGGTGGATGCGCAGCCTGCGGGCAGCGTGACGGAGACGCAAGTGGTGACCCAGTTGGAGACCGCGCGCCGCCGTGATCCGGCCTTGCAAGAAATCAGCTTTGAAACCATTGCCGGCACCGGCCCCAATGGTGCGATCATGCATTACCGCGTGACCGAGGACACCGATCGCCTTTTGCAAGACGGGCATCTGCTGGTGCTGGATTCGGGCGGGCAATATCTGGATGGCACCACCGACATCACCCGCACCATCGCCATCGGCACGCCGCCGGTAGAGGCGAAAGAGGCGTTTACCCGTGTGCTGAACGGTTTGATCGCCATGAGCCGTCTGCGCTGGCCCCAAGGGCTGGCCGGGCGCGATATCGAGGCTGTGGGGCGTTTGCCGCTCTGGATGGCGGGGCAGGATTTCGATCACGGGCTGGGCCATGGCGTCGGGGCCTATCTGAGCGTGCACGAAGGACCGCAACGTCTGAGCAAGCTCAGCACGGTGCCCCTGTCCGAAGGCATGATCCTGAGCATCGAGCCCGGCTATTACCGCGAGGGGGCCTTTGGCATCCGGCTGGAAAACCTTGCCGTGGTGCGGTCTGCGCCTGATCTTCCGGGCGGGGACGCGCATCGCGCCATGCTGTCATGGGAGACGCTGAGCTTTGCGCCCATCGACACGCGGCTGATCGTGCCGGAGATGCTGAGCCAAGATGCGCGAGACTGGCTGAACGCCTATCATCACGACGTTGCGGAAAAGATCGGGCCGCGGCTATCACCGGTTGCGAAACTGTGGTTGGATGCGGCAACAGCGCCGGTTTGA
- a CDS encoding DUF427 domain-containing protein, with protein MADHIKILKSNGTWTVRAGGAVLAETRNALELREGDRDAVIYIPRSDIAMAFLDKTDKTTHCPHKGDAHYFSVVTKSRTLENVAWSYEDPSDDVAEIKGHLAFYQLPEVAVEQI; from the coding sequence ATGGCAGACCATATCAAGATATTGAAGTCGAACGGAACATGGACAGTGCGCGCAGGGGGCGCGGTACTGGCCGAAACACGTAATGCGCTTGAGCTGCGCGAAGGCGACCGCGACGCGGTGATCTATATCCCCCGTTCGGATATCGCCATGGCGTTTCTGGACAAGACCGACAAGACCACCCACTGCCCGCACAAGGGCGATGCGCATTACTTCTCGGTTGTGACCAAAAGCCGGACGTTGGAAAACGTGGCATGGTCCTACGAGGACCCCAGCGATGATGTCGCCGAGATCAAGGGCCATCTGGCATTCTACCAATTGCCCGAGGTTGCGGTCGAACAAATCTAG